CTCGGTGCCCTCTTCATTGACTTCCATGTATGCCTCATGGATGGCCTCAGATATCTTCAGGCTCTCTGCTGAAGAGATGCCAGACAGATTGGCCAAAGGGCTGAACAGGTCAGTCATACCCAAGGCCATTAAGACAGATGTAAGGTTATATTTTTGCTCAATCTTCATGCGCGGGAGGTACACTTTCACTCTCTTCTTTTCCATCACATTGGGACTGGTCCACTCCGTAAGTTTTTCAAAGCTGATTTTGCTCTCAAGCTGCAAAGAGAGGCAGGGAATGAAATGCCTGAGACAAGAGTGCAATGCCCTTAACAGCTGTGTTTATACCACTGgttactatttttttccatttactttgtGTACATAATAGAACTGATACTTAATCTTAAATATACTTGTTTGTCATGTATGCTTCCTCCTGACTATAGCCTAATCTCATCTGTCTTAATGAAGTTATCCAAAACTTCATCATCTGAAAATTTCTTCATCAGATCAaggctttttttgtgaaaacacagttctttaaaaaatatcaaatcAAATCAGCCCCAAAACTGTTCCTCCTGGAACATATTTTATTCATCCCTTCCCTCGCCTTAGTTCCTTTCTAATGTtacttttcccattttccttttagTCAGCTCTTGGAATGCTTTCCTCATCACTTCTGTTTTTTACTTCCCCTTAgaaaaaattttctattttagcaAACCATTAAGTGCTCTCCTGGAAGATTGAAAACActcaaaatgaataaaaattctgCTAGCATGTCAGTTTCTGGCACCTGATGGAGATTGGTGCATATAGCAACATCCTATTCTGCACGGCTACAGCAGCACTACACTCCTTTACCTTTGTTTTATTAGATGGAGTCCAGGGCTCTCCTAAGAGGCCAGTCCCCACCTGAGCACCTGGTAGCACCTCGGCTGCTGTTGTGCTCCTGTCTGCCCAGCACAGCCATGGTGTGGCCAGCTGGGATGTAAATGGACAGCAAAAGGTCTGAGGGCAGCCAAGTCCCACTGAAGTGATAACGCTTCTGCTTCCCCTGCCAGGGCCATACCTGCTCCAGGCCAGAGACGTCATCAGGCAACAGCACCAACATGCTCAGCTCTCCGCTGGCGTACGGAAGCTCCAGgatcttcattttctctgctgccacCGTTGCCACTTTGAAAGTACTGTTCTGACACATCATTTGCACAGGTCTGCTTTCTTGCTGCAAAAACAGAAACATGAGACGATGTGACTGGGGAGCCATTTTTTCTTTAGGCAGGCAAATGTACAAGCCCTTTGAAAGGGGCAGGACTTGATCTTCAAGCATGTTGCCTTTGAAGAAGAGCTGTGTCTCCGTTTTCCTCTCTGGTGTGCCCTAGAAGCCTGGTCAGACGCAGCTCTTTCAAACACTCCTTGGCCCTAGGCCCTGGTGCTGACAGTGAGGGACCCAGCTAAATCACCCAACCTGTGACAGCAATGGGTTGTATGTGTAACAGCCAGGCTGCTGGCTGTGTGAGCcaacagctgtcctggccaGAAGCTGTGTCCATGCCCTCCTACCTCTGTCACATTGAAGTGCACTTCCCGAGTGTCGTCTTCTTTAAATGCCGTCTTCCATACCCCTTTGAAGTAAATGGCATTCACAAGGACCAGCACAGTATCGAGATCAACAGAGCCTGACACAAGGAAATCTTGGATCTGTCCTTTAAGAAAGAAGCAGGGCAGAGAATGGTAAGATATACCTCCTCTGCTAGGCACAAATGCCTGTAATGAAGGGCATGCGGGTCAAGGGTGCCACTTTgtggagttttgttttcatagcaATATGCAACCTGCTCTTGCTTGACCCACTTTTTCTAGACATTATGAGGAGAGGAAGACAAGGGTATAGATTATGGTAGGTAGGGGAAAATACCTGGTACCCATTTTTCAGTGCTTACCATTTGTCTCTTTCTCCACCCAGGAATTAATAAGCTGTCTTGCTTCCTCTGTAGCTGTTTTGAAGTTAACTTCTTCCAGCCCTGCTTTGTAGAATTTCTTTGCACACTCTAAGTATTCCTGTAAGCAGGATTGCAGTTGTCAGACTGATAAGAACATGAAAATGTATGAATGTGAAATGCAAGATTGTGAACTGAAACAGAATGGTTAAAAGAACAGTGAACTTTTACCCCTGAGTTTGAATGTGTCAGTCACAGCTGTCTTTCTGTAATTGAATCTTAAAGTTGGACAAGAAATACTATTTAGGTCTGGcactttttttcagataagaattttaagttaaaattttgaaatattttcttcatttgacCAAAACACTTTCAGtttaacaaacatttttatggACAGACAGTGTTTGTTTCTTGCTCTTTGTGcccactttttattttgaaaactgtgaTCTTACATTCTTAGGTTTCAAAAACAAAGCTTCCTTTCACTGAGAAGATTTTATACTTGGCTTTGAAAAAATCCAACTTTGACAATTTCAGTCTTCATGCTTTCGAgttataaaatgtatttcatttccCTTAAAAGTTACGTGTTTCATTAAAAGCCATTTTCTAGCAAATGAACAGCAATCTTGATTACTCCCTGTGACTGTTGCAACACAGGCAATTTATGCCATTATACTTTTGCCTGGCCTCTACCTAACAGCCACAGGAAGGTTCAAACTCATCTGAACCAGTTGCCCTTATGGCTCACAACCACCTTTTCATCAACAGTGGGCTATTGTTGGTTGTGCTTCTCTAGGGTAGAGTCACAGGGGCTTTTATGGGGAATCTTGCCGAAGTCAGGTCATGGTACAACTCACCGGAAGAACGGGGTATGTTTTTTCAATATAGAGTCTGTCAGCGATCTTGAGTGAGTATGTAGCATTTGGCGTGGTGATGTCTGAGAGAAGATCCTTGAACAAATTGTGGATGTATTCAGAAGTGCCACACTGAGGTGATGACATGAAAATAAGAAGAT
The genomic region above belongs to Buteo buteo chromosome 20, bButBut1.hap1.1, whole genome shotgun sequence and contains:
- the LOC142042423 gene encoding ovalbumin-related protein Y-like; translation: MGSISATNAEFCFDAFKELKVHHANNNIFYSPLSIISALAMVYLGARGNTQSQMEKVLHFDNVTEVGDTTDSQCGTSEYIHNLFKDLLSDITTPNATYSLKIADRLYIEKTYPVLPEYLECAKKFYKAGLEEVNFKTATEEARQLINSWVEKETNGQIQDFLVSGSVDLDTVLVLVNAIYFKGVWKTAFKEDDTREVHFNVTEQESRPVQMMCQNSTFKVATVAAEKMKILELPYASGELSMLVLLPDDVSGLEQLESKISFEKLTEWTSPNVMEKKRVKVYLPRMKIEQKYNLTSVLMALGMTDLFSPLANLSGISSAESLKISEAIHEAYMEVNEEGTEMAGSAGVVGDIKQSSEFEEFRADHPFLFLIKHNPTNSILFFGRYCSP